tttttattttcataaccTTTGCTTTCTTTACTACCATGTGAGAATGAATTCTCCAAATGAAGGATTTTGGCGTTGTCGTACTTCCTTTGGGTTTCTTTAAGCTGCTTGGCTATGCTTGAAGTTGTTCTTGGCTTCCTCTAGGCTAATACTAGTACTACACAACAGCTGCTTGTTACTTATTGCTATAAACCAACTTTGTAGCTCACGGAAGTTCTGCGTTGGTAGTATGCCACTTGAACTGCTGGGTATTTTTCTCTATTACTCCTTTGCATAAAAAAGACTTGCTCTTTTAGTCCTAGCTTGTTTGACTGTGAAGTTTATAATATGACCTTGTGAATACATATTGATATTGGTATAACTTTGAATTATCTATCATAATTTTATTGCTTTGTTTTATGGTTGTCATAGAGATCCTTGGTCTTTCTATGCTAGTTTTGTGACAAGAAAGGAGCCACTGTGTGATTGAATAATGTGAATCAAAGTCTTGTTGCAACTTCTGCTGTGGAAAAATGGATCCCTTTTTAGTCAATATGCAGTTAAATTATGCAAATAATTTTACATGTAACTTCAAAAATAATTCATACTGTATACAAAGCACAAATGAAGAGGGTGAGCCAAGTTTAGTTGTGTCAATATTCTCTCCAAAGAGCCTTTGTAATCACCAAGTACAATAGACCCCTCttccatcaaaaacaaatttgtttGGGTCTGCAAGCGGGGCagttggttttgtgtttttattgtttcttgtttgACTTACCATCTTGCTATTTATTTAATGTTGATGTGTAAAGATCCTATTTTGGATTTGTTAATTTCTATTACAATTCCTCAGTTTAAACAATCAAGTTGTTTATACCAGTTTGCTGATTGATGATATACATATGATGGGGAAGAATGGTGCTGAAATCATGGATCCATATGGTTGTAACATTAAGGTAAAAAATCATTTCTTGACACTGAGGGTGGGGTTGGGGTAGATTTAAATTCAACTGTTACCAATCAAGGAATCAAgatagttattttattttatttttgataagtgagatatttatttaattatgcaTTTCAACCTTTCATTTACCAACTTTGctaaaattaacatttttcacaattttctgAGATGATAAGGTGTGAGAGGTGAACAATTACTTTTATATAAGCCCACCAGGAACGCTACTTAAATTGTCCGCTACTCGCATCTTAGCAAGTTGTATAAAAAGTTAgtcatttacatttttttaccaAACAATAGAACTCCTATTTGGTTTCATTATAGGACTCAAGCTTGATTATGGAACTAGAGTTACAATGTTGAGCAGACGTTTACTGTAATGGAGTCTTTTAGTTGAAGATTTATCATTTCTAGATAGGTGCGTGGTGTTTGAACACATAGAAAGCCAACTATGAAGTAAGAATTAAGCAAAAGTAGTCACTCCTAGGCTGGGTGACTCTGTATATAGCTGTAGTATTGTaagttaaatttataaaacagaGAGCATAACTATAAGTCTCTCCGAATTGCGGTACTATACTATGGAAAATCTGGAAATATACAACATTCAAAtgttcacttttatttttaggacCTTTTCCAACAAATGTGGAGGGCTATGGGCTAGAGTTCACAGCATGCCCCTGCCCCTCCCTTATCAGCAACTGTTCTGGAATTTTCTATCAGTTCATAAAGGATTGATCCCAAGCTAGCACCCATTCATGGGATTGATCACATTTTTGAACCATGAAGTGACCCCAGGAAGGGGATAAGTCTTAAtggttctgtttttgttttttgttttttttaactttgtcTATTTCAGAATTTTCCTTTTATGACTATATCTCATTTTTTGCAGGTTCATTGTTTAATGTGTTTAGAGCTTAAAAAATTCGTTGatagaatttcaaaaatacttCCAGACATTGAGTCTGCCCGACCACGATGTACATCAGGGATAAAGGCACTGTGCTCATTACATGCTGCCATGGATAAAGCAAAATTACTTCTCCAATACTGCTCAGAGTCTAGTAGACTCTACCTGGTACGCATTTCACTCTTATAATTTGCAAATAACTTgcattttggaaagaaaaatatcTCACACAATATTTACTCTCCAAATCTTGCATTTGTAATGAGTAGAAGCAAATGTTTCATACTCTCCAAATGTTGCTCTTAAAATTTATATAGTGACGCAACTACTTAATGTCCTCATAGCTTTTATTTCCATCACTCTTCACTATCTAAGTATCTAATGACTTGGGTATAATATTTTCAGGCATTTGCAACGAGTAAGATCATCCTGAGATGTGAGAAACTACAGAGCTCCTTGAAGTTATGTTTGAGTCAAATCCAAAATATGGTCCCAACTTTGTTGGCTGCAAAGGTTTGCAATACTTCAGGTccttaatttataattatttttggtaATGGCATGTAATTTAAAGGTTTCAAAATTAATGAGTATATTACTTTGTAGATTGTATGAGCCTTCTTCATGCCTCCTCTTGTtatgaaatattatttactgTATATAGGTATCAAATTGTTCCTATTTTGTAAGGTCTATGTTCTTATTGctttttgataaaattaaaaattcttggAATGCAACAAGTCATCATTAGTGAAATACAAGTTCCCATTAAAAATTCTTGGAATGCAATAAGTCATCATTAGTGAAATACAAGCTCCATTGTAAAGACAGTTTTTGAATGTGTCGATGCAATGGGGAGACTGTAGATCACCTTTTAATACATTGCAGTTCGGCTTTTGACTTATGGTGCTATATTTTCTGGGTGTTTGGGATTCAATGGATAttactgagaaaatccttgattTATTATGCAGATAGCGGATTGGGGGTTCTAATCCTTTATCAGTTGTTTAGAACCTTGTACCTTATGTGTGCTATGGACTATCTAGAGGGAAACAAATTGACGTACTTTTGAAGATGTAGAGTGCATGTCAATGGAATTGCTAGCATGAGTAGCATCTTTCATTAGTGCTCTTTATGAATGGTCCTGTTCATAAAGACTTCTCTTCATAATTTCATAGAGTCAATTCatatgtaaatatttttcaattgtaATTCTTAGGCTActtcatgtttttctttttgattttctttttgatgtagtctcttttcaataaaattagtcttactatcaaaaaaaaaaaaaaaaatttgatggccATGGCACTTCTAATTAAAATGCTGTAGGTTGTGTTTTGGGCAAACTAATTTTGATATTGCAGATTCTGCCTTCAGCAGTCATAgtaactttattatttatttgggtACTATCCTTTTTGATTCCTTTACATTACTAAATGTCGAAATTGAAAATTGTCTGCAGATATCTGGAATTGTTCATGATCTTAGGGATGCAAAGTTTCCCATTGACTCTGCTGCAGAAGAGGCTGGGAAGGTTGTACGAGAACTGATTCTGAAGGAAATTCCTACGTCAAATTGTATAAATGATTTAGAACTTGAACCTATTCAACTTGCCGCTTTGAGGCTGAATATTACAACCCCTTCGGCTCtttcaaaagagaaaatgtCTATTCAGAGATCACTTGATAAGGTCCCTGACCACATGGTCCAAAAGAGGATCATACTGAGGTATTTCTTTCATCTTTTGAAGAAGTATGGGGAACTAATTGTACAAAACCTGAATGACAGTACCCTTGTGCAGCATGATGAGTCATCCTATCAGTCCATTGGCTTTGGGACATCTGAACCTCCTGAGGAATTCAAATGCCCCATCTCTATGAGACTGATGTATGAACCAATAATTATTGCATCTGGGAAAACATTTGAACGGTTTTGGATAGAGAAGTGGTTTAATGAAGGTAATGAGACATGCCCAATAACTCATATGAAGCTGGACCATTTGTCCCTCACTCCAAACTTTGCAATGAAGGCCCTCATATCAAAGTGGTCTTCTGAGCATGGAATTACTATTCCTGACCCGTCTTTAGAACCACACCTTGATTCTTTTGAATCCATGAAATCTTCACATTCCAGTTCCATTGTCAGCATAGGTAGTTCTTTGAAAGATTTGCACCTTCAAGTTAGCAGTGTGTCACTATCCTCATTAGGGTCCAGTCATGGTTCAGAAATTATCGAAGAGAAAAGTGATGACTGCTTTAGTTATAGGCTCACTCAAATGAATGCAGAGCCTCAAAGACCTCACCAATCTGTAGATTGTTATGGCAAGGTTTTAGACTTTCTTTCCACACTTGCTGCAGTTTCTTGGGGGTCACAGTGCAGGACAGTGGAAAATGTGAAAAACCAACTGCAAGACAAAAACAGCACATGCCACTCTACAAATTGCAATGGGTGCATCAAACCGTTGATTAAATTTTTGAAGGATGCACTTAAATTAAGAGATATAAAAGCTCAGAGAGATGCTGCAGAGTTGCTGTTGGCGATTTTGAGCGAAAACAGGTGATAATTCTTTTGTGGGCATTGTTTTTTCTCATATCCTATGTGGcactattttaatattttttttgagcaaCAAGTCTAGGGACCCAACAATTTTCATGGCTGCTAAGGTGGTTGGTGttaataaaagtaatgtcaataGTAGTAGGCTTATGTAAAAGTAATATTACTCTAATTACAATTCGACACATCAGTAATTTTGACAAAGATTGTGAAAATTAACATTTGAGTGTAAAAATATAGAAGATTTTGAGTGAAAATTAATGGCAATATTATTTTTGTGACGGGAGAAATCACTAGATCCAATGCTAACCAACTATCTGCTGTTTCATGCAGAAGTAAAATGCCACCCTTCGATGAAGATGAGATTTACGTGTTGGCATCATATCTTGAATCTGAAATCACTGGAGAAGCCCTTGCTATCATTGAAATTTTGTCTTGCCAATCCAAGTACCAGTCTTTGATGGTGGCATCTGGTGTTCTTCCTTCCATTCTAAAATTCCTTGATACACAGTACAGGGAATTTCATAGTATTGTTATGAAGATACTGTGTAAGTTGTCCTGCAATGCTGATGTTGGATACCATATTGTATATTTAGACTTCATTCCAAAACTGGTTACTTTTTTGGGTGATCACAATCAAGCACGGTTTTGCATCAAGATTATAAGAAACTTGTGCGATATTGATGAGGTAAGAATTGCACTTGCTGAAACCAGTTCATGTATCAGTGCCTTTGCCAAAGTATTGGAAACTGGAACAGAAGAGGAACAAGAACATGCAGTAGATGTTCTTCTTTCACTATGTCATGAGCGTGTTGAGTTTTGTCAATTGGTCATGAAAGAGAACATAATGCAGCCTTTATTCAATTTATCTGAAAATAAGAATTCAAAGGGGAAGGGGATTGCTATCAAATTGCTTCAGTTCTTGGAACATATCAGAACTGAAGTTTCAGAATGTTCAACAAGTCCTAAAGCTGGCTTGGGCCTAGAAACCTCACGCGACTCTGGCAGGCActgtaaagaaaagaaatcacgTTTCAAGGCATTTCGGTACTTTGGAAATAAGATGTCTGTATAGCCAGCTATCTTTGATAGCTTAAAATAGCTCAGATGTTCAGTCAAAACGTAGGATAGGATATGAGTGGTTTTGTAGAGTTTGAGACCATTAATCATGCTAGCAGATGAGTTTCACTTTCAGAATTAGATAAACCTCTCTTATATAGGAATGTAGAGTCCTGCTGCACTTGTAGTAAGCAGCAATTGTAAAATCCAGTAatgaaaaatttgttttgtaGAAATGGGAGTTTAGGTG
This DNA window, taken from Quercus robur chromosome 2, dhQueRobu3.1, whole genome shotgun sequence, encodes the following:
- the LOC126712260 gene encoding U-box domain-containing protein 5-like isoform X1, with the translated sequence MMGKNGAEIMDPYGCNIKVHCLMCLELKKFVDRISKILPDIESARPRCTSGIKALCSLHAAMDKAKLLLQYCSESSRLYLAFATSKIILRCEKLQSSLKLCLSQIQNMVPTLLAAKISGIVHDLRDAKFPIDSAAEEAGKVVRELILKEIPTSNCINDLELEPIQLAALRLNITTPSALSKEKMSIQRSLDKVPDHMVQKRIILRYFFHLLKKYGELIVQNLNDSTLVQHDESSYQSIGFGTSEPPEEFKCPISMRLMYEPIIIASGKTFERFWIEKWFNEGNETCPITHMKLDHLSLTPNFAMKALISKWSSEHGITIPDPSLEPHLDSFESMKSSHSSSIVSIGSSLKDLHLQVSSVSLSSLGSSHGSEIIEEKSDDCFSYRLTQMNAEPQRPHQSVDCYGKVLDFLSTLAAVSWGSQCRTVENVKNQLQDKNSTCHSTNCNGCIKPLIKFLKDALKLRDIKAQRDAAELLLAILSENRSKMPPFDEDEIYVLASYLESEITGEALAIIEILSCQSKYQSLMVASGVLPSILKFLDTQYREFHSIVMKILCKLSCNADVGYHIVYLDFIPKLVTFLGDHNQARFCIKIIRNLCDIDEVRIALAETSSCISAFAKVLETGTEEEQEHAVDVLLSLCHERVEFCQLVMKENIMQPLFNLSENKNSKGKGIAIKLLQFLEHIRTEVSECSTSPKAGLGLETSRDSGRHCKEKKSRFKAFRYFGNKMSV
- the LOC126712260 gene encoding U-box domain-containing protein 5-like isoform X2, yielding MCLELKKFVDRISKILPDIESARPRCTSGIKALCSLHAAMDKAKLLLQYCSESSRLYLAFATSKIILRCEKLQSSLKLCLSQIQNMVPTLLAAKISGIVHDLRDAKFPIDSAAEEAGKVVRELILKEIPTSNCINDLELEPIQLAALRLNITTPSALSKEKMSIQRSLDKVPDHMVQKRIILRYFFHLLKKYGELIVQNLNDSTLVQHDESSYQSIGFGTSEPPEEFKCPISMRLMYEPIIIASGKTFERFWIEKWFNEGNETCPITHMKLDHLSLTPNFAMKALISKWSSEHGITIPDPSLEPHLDSFESMKSSHSSSIVSIGSSLKDLHLQVSSVSLSSLGSSHGSEIIEEKSDDCFSYRLTQMNAEPQRPHQSVDCYGKVLDFLSTLAAVSWGSQCRTVENVKNQLQDKNSTCHSTNCNGCIKPLIKFLKDALKLRDIKAQRDAAELLLAILSENRSKMPPFDEDEIYVLASYLESEITGEALAIIEILSCQSKYQSLMVASGVLPSILKFLDTQYREFHSIVMKILCKLSCNADVGYHIVYLDFIPKLVTFLGDHNQARFCIKIIRNLCDIDEVRIALAETSSCISAFAKVLETGTEEEQEHAVDVLLSLCHERVEFCQLVMKENIMQPLFNLSENKNSKGKGIAIKLLQFLEHIRTEVSECSTSPKAGLGLETSRDSGRHCKEKKSRFKAFRYFGNKMSV